From Streptomyces durmitorensis, a single genomic window includes:
- a CDS encoding GntR family transcriptional regulator: MTFGEQPAYLRVAGDLRKKIVDGSLPPHTRLPSQARIREEYGVSDTVALEARKVLMAEGLVEGRSGSGTYVRERPVPRRVARTGYRASGGSTPFRQEQAEDGARGTWESRSEQAEANSAVAERLGIRAGDRVMCTKYVYRDAGEVMMLSTSWEPLAVTGRTPVMLPEEGPLGGCGVVERMAAIDVVVDNVAEEVGARPGLAEELMALGGVPGHVVIVVQRTYFASGKPVETADVVVPADRYRIAYHLPVR, translated from the coding sequence TTCCCTGCCGCCGCACACCCGACTCCCCTCGCAGGCCAGGATCCGCGAGGAGTACGGGGTGTCGGACACGGTCGCCCTGGAGGCACGCAAGGTCCTGATGGCCGAAGGCCTGGTCGAAGGACGTTCCGGATCCGGCACCTATGTGCGCGAGCGACCGGTGCCCCGCCGCGTGGCGCGTACGGGCTATCGGGCCTCCGGCGGCTCGACGCCCTTCCGTCAGGAGCAGGCGGAGGACGGCGCGCGCGGCACCTGGGAGTCCCGCAGCGAACAGGCCGAGGCGAACAGCGCGGTCGCCGAGCGTCTCGGCATCCGCGCGGGCGACCGCGTGATGTGCACCAAGTACGTCTACCGCGACGCGGGCGAGGTGATGATGCTCTCCACCTCCTGGGAACCCCTCGCCGTCACCGGACGCACTCCGGTGATGCTCCCCGAGGAGGGGCCGCTCGGCGGCTGCGGAGTGGTCGAGCGCATGGCGGCCATCGACGTGGTCGTGGACAACGTCGCGGAGGAGGTCGGCGCGCGCCCGGGGCTTGCGGAGGAGCTCATGGCGCTCGGCGGAGTCCCCGGCCATGTGGTGATCGTCGTGCAGCGGACGTACTTCGCCTCGGGCAAGCCGGTCGAGACGGCCGACGTCGTGGTGCCCGCGGACCGCTATCGGATCGCATACCACCTGCCGGTGAGGTGA